The Sesamum indicum cultivar Zhongzhi No. 13 linkage group LG2, S_indicum_v1.0, whole genome shotgun sequence genome contains a region encoding:
- the LOC105179348 gene encoding uncharacterized protein LOC105179348 isoform X4: MDFHSMKRKELQALCKKHKIPANLSNLEMATKLQEYFRENGTSLTEGLINDHEENASETETADVVINRRVKKVRFSPDHEIIEFTREKKRTSRRILVSSRNSSSAVENVDSGEVNNEGVCSSGRLTRSRRSKLMEGEVIERKKGTQSVNLKNNRAAIENFNNGDSREGDVFSLGAEMQDRGELLVEGVKNLRKGGRKRASDDDGRDKKVLHAANYELIHEIVHNPGKVTRSRGQKLMEASTRKENRGRKVSVNHMVTDETNENGVFSSSFRSRGIVVEEKLVMGSGVRVKNNGKGCEEVMDNKESAALHVMAEPQILLRRSKRNATKVGVSVISNHDTMKQETGGVKGLRKTPKLLAAEGSGVDEESTGSKVDCDGRAVLQIEEPVKLHQRRSNRRKNVIASHENGNCQCKAETENGYPLTNSVLQLGMADGVSKDNEKAHQPAWTTRRSRQKSSSLNPVSGNEKFDTDSAAKICETKMHLSKPCLVEKGSPTVQKNMRRSRRDVSKNESKEILDEFGGDSIIQQKNGARKRERGPISGGDVIKTDNDPISLKRSMRRESRSEKPEPKAAISKVADETNPPSRWKEPNMDASSHESLLESFVDAQLPMTEVAESTITKDIVSEGLTSSGKTHTEKEDVTLADNAGRTDIKLINGNQLENSDENAAPNIAKLKTDSGKLISSCKLEDVEKVNSLLDSDVQKLIDKNISDTDKNDPEVQMSSQTQDSSCNNIIDDQALLEVSNVCANAGFAESILLDNQTDFKMTEAEADKHIERCLDVVDHVVKVEGVPVQENLNSAATENANFISSLTACYHNDVESEAEADKHIEPSLDVVDHVVKVEGVPVQENLNSAATENANFISSLTACYHNDVESEAEADKYIEPSLDVVHHVAKVEGIPVQENMDSAATEHANSVSSSTACHHSDVESEAEADKYIEPSLDVVHHVAKVEGIPVQENMDSAATEHANLVSSLTACHHSDVDHLEASNIIFENNNEDTPSKAGELGALESCERHVDSSDSKRALQLKEPSSDKLGRSFEGDNTAEGDDTYFHKGIDSELAETDEVGCFHDHKSASNEDSESTVPDVSNGERSASIIPQDRGNFSVNSDEQGMENDSPVVTPIIIHINSDEVNLRRCFKADHIEREETYSYKSTPSDIARTNEGRSSMGHKSKCHEYGEFSISNLFDAERSVMITPQDREIFSGEDSIKQRRFNEDDQIAEGDEIYPHEPNSDSEFQGTVPPTSNMCEDIDKETGAADSIQEKEVSILGVNTLGDEMSMEETAEDGELENFNQAGENNSKDTHEPAVERPNTPLAKPTADTIQGHEASNNESVTAGHAMSISKTNGEGKTSEVEGSNIKKDANDANCGKDKEDIADPCISDGAISADASKGIKSLPLPQLNFQDTEETERQCNNPQSGRIVSEGCEERTSVQSSQSWTEIELNSLFETTVNSITPAGLKYTSSQGTETLNLTMSMNRSLADSGEMEGERESQCAKTQYENVVLPTDQENRLKLLFESPIKIIDAISGRDTELDRTVMSFKECIDPTKQIESDEELADAGREVDKGFYPGNSSSEKVEDVTNDELKEFDSVELENNCMSTVLSEAEVDGCEASEEQFTESTCNCKEETNSVTEENKEEMIISLGDACLYEEATEDYSASTEKNIRISSGSMRNSDKDENCTDKLIDTDLSENFSHGSRFCGISEGTMTPSSEAAGGLSDADHQKSNVPQDNHCDNSCNKDVNILRETSADNLRGPLDPEIATCGSFEGSSPNLFTRASHDNGDITETKDAKSIKEDGDPCEAKIWDEKDGNPRSSHDTSDKLPTNSEMANFESLSVGYSLCQEVDKLTTILQLQSTSKETMETGTTILNIDKIVLAEGCGPSVYSAECDTLSTLVIHASQGNTENGDVEHLEVESPVLDLERDDEKNHKEVKETSSATIITFCNESPDFEDKIVEFNNDIQTLSDVPDSGYSEILKESDVADAIKEYIDSESSLSLHFNGSSASHHIDVLTHSSGRNACENAALGESDQEDIGVLSNSEGEDDKPSVEALEAESKELEEATLSMELVPGSKKLVKSPACINLLGEEGFAVNNTSETNHRSSSKQSCLTAKNKARTILIHGTPRKLMTVADMKENAATHKRSNNIGDFTTTRPAKRRALQDVHWK; encoded by the exons ATGGATTTTCATAGCATGAAGCGCAAAGAGCTGCAGGCGCTGTGCAAGAAGCATAAAATTCCTGCGAATTTATCAAACCTGGAGATGGCGACCAAGCTTCAAGAATACTTTAGG GAAAACGGGACATCCTTAACTGAAGGTCTGATCAATGATCATGAAGAGAATGCCAGCGAAACTGAAACTGCAGATGTGGTTATCAATAGGAGAGTTAAGAAGGTTCGCTTTAGTCCTGACCATGAAATTATCGAGTTTACccgagaaaagaaaagaacaagtaGGAGAATTTTGGTTTCAAGTAGAAATAGTAGTTCGGCTGTTGAAAATGTTGATAGTGGCGAAGTTAATAATGAAGGTGTATGTAGTTCAGGTAGACTCACACGGTCTAGACGGTCGAAACTGATGGAAGGTGAGGTAATTGAGAGGAAGAAAGGAACACAAAGTGTAAATCTGAAAAATAACCGAGCTgctattgaaaattttaacaatgGCGACTCGAGGGAGGGTGATGTATTTAGCTTAGGTGCGGAAATGCAGGACAGAGGGGAGCTATTAGTAGAGGGTGTAAAAAATCTgagaaaaggaggaagaaaaagGGCAAGCGATGATGATGGAAGAGATAAGAAAGTGTTACATGCTGCCAATTATGAGTTGATTCATGAAATTGTGCACAACCCTGGTAAGGTTACAAGGTCTAGGGGGCAGAAATTGATGGAAGCTTCTACAAGGAAGGAGAATAGAGGGAGAAAGGTCTCAGTAAATCATATGGTTACTGATGAAACTAATGAGAATGGTGTGTTTAGTAGTTCCTTCAGGAGTAGAGGGATAGTGGTTGAAGAGAAATTGGTTATGGGCTCAGGCGTGAGAGTGAAAAATAATGGGAAAGGGTGTGAAGAGGTTATGGATAATAAGGAAAGTGCAGCATTACATGTGATGGCTGAACCTCAAATTTTGTTGAGGAGGTCCAAACGGAATGCAACTAAGGTTGGTGTATCTGTAATATCGAATCATGATACAATGAAACAAGAGACTGGTGGGGTTAAGGGCTTGAGAAAGACACCAAAGTTGTTGGCAGCAGAAGGTTCAGGCGTGGATGAAGAAAGTACAGGAAGTAAAGTTGATTGTGATGGAAGAGCAGTTCTTCAGATTGAAGAACCTGTTAAACTGCACCAGCGAAGAAGTAATAGGAGGAAAAATGTGATTGCATCACATGAAAATGGAAATTGTCAGTGTAAAGCAGAAACTGAGAATGGATATCCCTTGACAAATTCAGTACTGCAATTAGGAATGGCTGATGGAGTTTCTAAAGATAATGAAAAGGCTCACCAGCCTGCTTGGACAACGAGGAGGTCAAGGCAGAAAAGTTCAAGCCTCAATCCTGTTTCTggtaatgaaaaatttgataCTGATTCAGCAGCGAAGATTTGTGagacaaaaatgcatttaagtaAACCATGTTTAGTAGAGAAAGGAAGTCCCACCGTCCAAAAGAATATGAGAAGATCAAGAAGGGACGTTTCGAAGAAtgaatcaaaagaaattctaGATGAATTTGGTGGAGATTCTATTATTCAGCAAAAGAATGGCGCAAGAAAGCGAGAAAGAGGTCCCATCTCAGGAGGAGATGTTATAAAGACTGACAATGATCCAATCTCTCTGAAACGATCCATGAGGAGAGAAAGTAGAAGTGAGAAACCTGAGCCAAAAGCTGCCATAAGCAAAGTTGCTGATGAAACGAATCCACCAAGTAGATGGAAGGAACCAAATATGGATGCTTCATCACATGAGAGTTTGCTTGAATCATTTGTGGATGCTCAGCTACCCATGACGGAAGTTGCAGAAAGTACTATCACCAAAGACATAGTTAGTGAGGGACTGACTTCTAGTGGAAAGACTCACACAGAGAAAGAAGACGTCACTCTGGCAGATAATGCTGGTAGAACTGATATTAAGTTGATAAATGGGAATCAATTGGAGAACTCAGACGAAAATGCCGCACCCAATATTGCCAAATTGAAGACGGATTCAGGAAAACTAATTTCTTCCTGCAAACTCGAAGATGTGGAAAAAGTCAATTCCTTATTGGATTCTGATgtgcaaaaattaattgacaaaaatatctCAGACACAGATAAGAATGACCCTGAAGTTCAGATGTCCAGCCAAACCCAGGATTCTAGCTGCAATAATATAATCGACGACCAAGCACTTCTGGAAGTCTCAAATGTTTGTGCAAATGCAGGTTTTGCTGAGAGCATCTTACTTGATAACCAAACAGATTTCAAGA TGACAGAGGCTGAAGCAGACAAGCACATAGAACGATGTTTGGATGTGGTTGATCATGTTGTCAAAGTTGAAGGTGTTCCTGTCCAAGAGAACTTGAACTCTGCTGCAACAGAAAATGCTAATTTCATAAGTTCCTTGACTGCGTGCTATCATAATGATGTGGAATCAGAGGCTGAAGCAGACAAGCACATAGAACCAAGTTTGGATGTGGTTGATCATGTTGTCAAAGTTGAAGGTGTTCCTGTCCAAGAGAACTTGAACTCTGCTGCAACAGAAAATGCTAATTTCATAAGTTCCTTGACTGCGTGCTATCATAATGATGTGGAATCAGAGGCTGAAGCAGACAAGTACATAGAACCAAGTTTGGATGTAGTCCATCATGTTGCCAAAGTTGAAGGTATTCCTGTCCAAGAGAACATGGACTCTGCTGCAACAGAACATGCTAATTCCGTCAGTTCCTCGACTGCATGCCACCACAGTGATGTGGAATCAGAGGCTGAAGCAGACAAGTACATAGAACCAAGTTTGGATGTAGTCCATCATGTTGCCAAAGTTGAAGGTATTCCTGTCCAAGAGAACATGGACTCTGCTGCAACAGAACATGCTAATTTAGTAAGTTCCTTGACTGCATGCCACCATAGTGATGTGGACCACCTGGAGGCatccaatattatttttgagaaTAATAATGAAGATACACCCTCAAAAGCTGGAGAGCTTGGTGCTCTTGAGTCTTGCG AGAGACATGTTGATTCTTCTGACTCAAAGAGAGCATTACAACTAAAAGAGCCATCATCAGACAAGCTAGGTAGAAGCTTTGAGGGTGATAATACAGCTGAAGGAGATGATACCTATTTTCATAAGGGTATAGATTCAGAGTTGGCTGAAACTGATGAAGTTGGATGCTTCCACGATCACAAAAGTGCAAGTAATGAAGACAGTGAATCAACTGTGCCAGATGTATCTAATGGCGAAAGAAGTGCTAGCATTATCCCACAAGATCGAGGAAACTTTTCAGTGAATTCTGATGAGCAAGGGATGGAAAACGATTCCCCCGTGGTAACCCCCATAATCATCCACATAAACAGTGATGAAGTTAATTTAAGAAGATGCTTTAAGGCTGATCATATTGAAAGGGAAGAAACCTATAGTTATAAGAGTACACCTTCAGACATTGCCAGAACTAATGAAGGTAGATCCTCTATGGGTCACAAGAGCAAATGTCATGAGTATGGGGAATTCAGTAtatctaatttatttgatgCTGAAAGAAGCGTTATGATCACACCACAAGATAGAGAAATCTTTTCTGGTGAAGATTCAATTAAGCAAAGGAGATTTAATGAAGATGATCAGATAGCTGAAGGAGATGAAATATATCCACATGAACCAAATAGTGATTCTGAATTCCAAG GTACTGTGCCCCCTACTTCTAACATGTGTGAAGACATTGACAAAGAAACTGGTGCTGCTGACAgtattcaagaaaaagaagtttcTATTTTGGGAGTTAATACTCTAGGAGATGAAATGTCTATGGAAGAGACTGCGGAAGATGGAGaacttgaaaatttcaatcaaGCTGGTGAGAATAACAGTAAAGATACACATGAACCAG CAGTAGAGCGACCAAACACTCCATTAGCCAAACCTACTGCAGACACTATTCAAGGACATGAAGCTTCAAATAATGAAAGTGTAACAGCAGGGCATGCAATGTCCATTTCCAAGACTAATGGCGAAGGAAAGACCAGTGAGGTTGAAGGCTCCAACATCAAGAAGGATG CAAATGATGCAAATTGTGGCAAAGATAAAGAGGATATTGCTGATCCGTGCATCTCAGATGGAGCAATATCCGCGGATGCTAGCAAAGGGATTAAAAGTCTTCCTCTTCCTCAATTGAACTTTCAAGATACAGAGGAAACTGAACGTCAATGTAACAACCCGCAATCAGGGCGCATAGTGTCAGAAGGATGTGAAGAGCGTACTAGTGTTCAATCCAGCCAAAGCTGGACAG AAATTGAACTCAACAGTCTCTTCGAGACAACTGTGAATAGCATCACTCCCGCCGGACTAAAATATACTTCCTCTCAAGGAACTGAAACATTAAATTTGACGATGTCAATGAACAGATCGCTTGCCGACAGTGGTGAGATGGAGGGAGAAAGAGAAAGTCAATGTGCGAAAACCCAATATGAAAATGTGGTTTTGCCAACTGACCAAG AAAATCGACTTAAGTTGCTATTTGAATCGCCAATAAAGATTATCGATGCAATCTCTGGTCGTGACACAGAATTGGACAGAACTGTTATGTCATTTAAGGAATGCATTGACCCAACGAAGCAAATTGAATCTGATGAAGAGCTGGCAGACGCTGGACGCGAAGTCGACAAGGGCTTTTACCCTGGAAATTCATCATCAGAGAAAGTTGAAGATGTCACTAATGACGAGTTAAAGGAGTTTGACAGTGTTGAATTAGAGAACAACTGTATGAGTACGGTTCTTTCTGAAGCTGAGGTTGATGGCTGTGAAGCTTCGGAGGAGCAGTTCACCGAGAGCACATGTAACTGCAAGGAAGAAACTAACTCTGTAACAGAAGAAAACAAGGAAGAGATGATCATTTCTCTAGGAGACGCCTGTCTTTATGAGGAAGCAACCGAAGATTACAGTGCATCGACAGAGAAAAACATTAGAATTTCGTCTGGTTCAATGAGGAATTCAGACAAAGACGAAAACTGCACTGACAAGTTAATAGACACTGATTTGTCAGAAAACTTCAGTCATGGGAGTAGATTTTGTGGTATATCAGAGGGGACAATGACACCAAGCAGTGAAGCGGCGGGTGGGTTATCTGATGCTGATCATCAGAAGTCTAATGTGCCCCAGGACAATCACTGTGACAATTCCTGCAATAAAGATGTCAACATTTTGAGGGAAACATCAGCTGATAATCTTAGGGGACCTCTGGATCCAGAAATAGCAACCTGTGGCAGCTTTGAAG GTAGCTCTCCTAATCTATTTACAAGGGCCTCCCACGACAATGGCGACATAACAGAAACAAAAGAtgcaaaatcaataaaagagGATGGTGATCCATGTGAAGCTAAGATTTGGGATGAAAAGGATGGAAATCCAAGATCCTCTCATGATACTTCTGATAAGCTGCCTACCAACAGTGAAATGGCAAATTTTGAAAGCCTTTCAGTTGGTTACAGTCTTTGCCAGGAGGTAGATAAACTTACAACCATTCTTCAACTTCAGAGTACAAGCAAGGAGACGATGGAGACAGGCACAACCATCCTGAATATAGACAAAATAGTTCTAGCTGAAG GATGTGGTCCTTCTGTCTATAGTGCTGAATGTGATACCCTCAGTACCTTGGTGATCCATGCAAGTCAAGGAAATACGGAAAATGGTGATGTTGAACACTTAGAGGTGGAATCACCTGTTTTAGATTTGGAACGTGATGACGAGAAGAATCATAAAGAGGTCAAGGAGACTTCATCTGCtacaataataacattttgcAACGAAAGCCCTgattttgaagataaaattgtTGAGTTCAACAACGATATTCAGACCTTGTCGGATGTACCTGACTCTGGATATAGTGAAATCTTAAAAGAAAGTGATGTCGCTGATGCCATAAAAGAGTATATTGATTCTGAATCTTCTTTGTCTCTGCACTTTAATGGCTCCAGTGCCAGCCATCACATTGATGTATTAACACACAGTAGTGGAAGGAATGCCTGTGAAAATGCTGCCTTGGGTGAGTCAGACCAGGAAGATATTGGAGTACTTTCCAATTCTGAGGGTGAAGATGATAAGCCATCGGTTGAGGCCCTTGAGGCAGAAAGCAAGGAACTGGAAGAAGCAACTCTGTCTATGGAACTGGTTCCAGGGTCAAAGAAATTAGTGAAATCTCCTGCATGTATTAATTTGCTTGGTGAAGAAG GCTTTGCTGTTAACAACACATCGGAGACGAACCACAGGTCCTCGTCCAAACAGTCATGTTTGACTGCCAAGAACAAAGCCAGAACCATCTTGATACATGGGACTCCCAGGAAGCTTATGACTGTCGCAGATATGAAAGAGAATGCAGCAACACACAAGCGTTCCAATAATATTGGTGATTTCACTACAACTAGACCAGCAAAAAGGAGGGCTTTGCAGGACGTCCATTGGAAATAG